A window of Perognathus longimembris pacificus isolate PPM17 chromosome 6, ASM2315922v1, whole genome shotgun sequence contains these coding sequences:
- the Unc5cl gene encoding UNC5C-like protein, whose translation MCPQESSFQPSQFLLLVGVPVASGLLLLKCLHWHCSRWLPGACWKPDGQAEPVPQPAPLPASEVPRECPPPTLPEAAAFFQELHTPTQGRTLTRQLMHKLLVFSAREVDHRGGCLILQDMGISLLIPPGAVAVGRQERVSLILVWDLTDVPALSPSQGLVSPVVACGPHGASFLKPCTLTFKHCAQQPSHVRTYSSNTTLLDAKAWRPLGRPGAHSSRDECRIQLSHFSLYTCVLEAPVGQAPRKWLQLAVFCSPLAPGQTHLQLRVYFLNNTPCALQWAVTNERPHGGRLRGPCQLFDFTGARGDQCLKLKYISEGWENVDDSSCQLVPHLHIWHGKCPFRSFCFRRKAAGDSEDCSALTNEIIVTMHTFQDGLETKYVEILRFQASEEESWAVPPPVSQPSPCNRLPPELFEQLQMLLEPYSITGNDWRRLASHLGLCGMKIRFLSCQRSPAAAVLELFEEQNGSLQELHDLMTAMERLDCASAIQNYLGGTPGGGGARENRGLVLDEKL comes from the exons ATGTGCCCCCAGGAGAGTTCCTTCCAGCCCTCCCAGTTCCTCCTGCTGGTGGGGGTCCCAGTGGCCAGCGGCCTCCTTCTGCTCAAGTGTCTTCACTGGCATTGTTCTCGGTGGCTGCCGGGAGCCTGCTGGAAGCCAGATGGTCAAGCGGAGCCGGTGCCGCAGCCCGCCCCGCTGCCCGCGTCCGAGGTCCCGAGAGAGTGCCCGCCCCCCACGCTGCCCGAGGCGGCCGCCTTCTTCCAAGAGTTGCACACGCCCACGCAGGGCCGCACGCTCACTCGCCAGCTGATGCACAAGCTTCTGGTGTTTTCTGCTCGAGAGGTGGATCACCGTGGCGGCTGTCTCATCCTCCAGGACATGGGCATCTCCCTGCTTATCCCTCCCG GTGCCGTGGCCGTGGGTCGCCAGGAGCGGGTGTCGCTGATCCTGGTGTGGGACCTGACAGATGTCCCAGCGCTGTCCCCGTCTCAGGGGCTGGTGAGTCCCGTGGTGGCCTGCGGTCCCCACGGGGCCTCCTTCCTGAAGCCCTGCACCCTCACGTTCAAGCACTGCGCCCAGCAGCCCAGCCACGTCCGCACCTACAGCAGCAACACCACCCTGCTGGACGCCAAGGCCTGGAGGCCCCTGGGCCGGCCGGGGGCCCACAGCTCCCGGGACGAGTGTCGCATCCAGCTCTCCCACTTCAG CCTCTACACCTGTGTGCTGGAGGCGCCCGTGGGCCAGGCCCCCCGCAAATGGCTGCAGCTGGCTGTGTTCTGTTCCCCGCTGGCCCCCGGGCAGACGCACCTGCAGCTGCGGGTCTACTTCCTGAACAACACGCCCTGTGCCCTGCAGTGGGCCGTGACCAACGAGCGGCCCCACGGGGGGCGTCTGCGCGGGCCCTGCCAGCTCTTTGACTTCACGGGGGCCAGGGGCGACCAGTGCCTGAAGCTCAAGTATATCTCCGAGG GTTGGGAAAACGTGGATGACAGCAGTTGCCAGCTGGTTCCGCATCTCCACATCTGGCATGGAAAGTGCCCCTTCCGCTCCTTCTGCTTCCGGAGAAAAGCAG CGGGTGACAGCGAGGACTGCTCGGCCCTGACTAACGAGATCATTGTCACCATGCACACCTTCCAGGAC GGTTTGGAAACCAAGTACGTGGAAATCCTCAGATTCCAGGCCTCAGAGGAGGAGTCCTGGGCCGTGCCACCCCCTGTCTCCCAGCCATCCCCCTGCAATAG gctgCCCCCAGAGCTCTTTGAGCAGCTGCAGATGTTGCTGGAGCCGTACAGCATCACGGGAAATGACTGGCGCCGACTGGCATCCCACCTGGGGCTCTGTGGCATGAAAATCCG GTTCCTGTCCTGCCAGCGCAGCCCCGCAGCCGCTGTCCTGGAGCTGTTTGAGGAGCAGAACGGCAGCCTGCAGGAGCTGCACGACCTCATGACGGCCATGGAGCGGCTGGACTGCGCCTCAGCCATCCAGAACTACCTGGGCGGGACGCCTGGCGGAGGTGGCGCCCGGGAGAACCGGGGCCTGGTGCTGGACGAGAAGCTCTGA